The following are from one region of the Noviherbaspirillum sedimenti genome:
- a CDS encoding SDR family NAD(P)-dependent oxidoreductase, protein MNAKLNGKIALVTGAGRDVGREISLALAAEGATVAVNYNSSATEAEAVVAEIKKLGGNARAYRANVGKYEEVTAMVDAIVKDFGSVDILVNNAGVVINERFVNTTPEQWAKQIDVCLYGTIHTCHAVAPHMIKQNGGRIITLAGDSSRIGESNLAIAAAARAGGIALMKSLARELGRANVTANAISLGLIETAHSDADFLAANRDKIVKQYPLRRIGKPADIAPTVAFLASDGASWITGQVLSINGGFCMV, encoded by the coding sequence ATGAACGCAAAACTGAATGGCAAGATTGCCCTGGTAACCGGCGCCGGACGCGATGTCGGTCGTGAAATTTCCCTGGCGCTGGCGGCCGAAGGCGCTACCGTCGCGGTCAACTACAACAGCTCGGCAACCGAAGCTGAAGCGGTGGTGGCCGAGATCAAGAAACTTGGCGGAAACGCCCGCGCCTACCGCGCCAACGTCGGTAAGTATGAAGAAGTCACAGCCATGGTCGACGCCATCGTCAAGGATTTTGGCAGCGTAGACATCCTCGTCAACAATGCCGGCGTCGTCATCAACGAGCGTTTCGTCAATACCACCCCGGAACAATGGGCCAAGCAGATCGATGTTTGCCTGTATGGCACCATCCATACCTGCCACGCGGTGGCGCCGCACATGATCAAGCAGAACGGCGGCCGCATCATCACCCTGGCTGGCGATTCCTCGCGCATCGGCGAGAGCAACCTGGCGATTGCCGCGGCTGCGCGCGCCGGCGGCATCGCCCTGATGAAATCGCTGGCGCGCGAACTCGGCCGCGCCAATGTTACTGCCAACGCCATTTCACTGGGCCTGATCGAGACCGCCCACTCCGATGCGGATTTCCTGGCTGCCAACCGCGACAAGATCGTCAAGCAGTATCCGCTGCGCCGCATCGGCAAGCCGGCTGACATCGCGCCGACCGTGGCCTTCCTGGCCTCCGACGGCGCCTCCTGGATCACCGGCCAGGTGTTGAGTATCAACGGCGGCTTTTGCATGGTTTGA
- a CDS encoding class I adenylate-forming enzyme family protein, with protein MIHTELIAPLGTLLRRHAQSKPDKLAFQDSKTSVNYAELEHATANLAGHLQDAGIEPGDCVAIFLPNSVEWVESCLGIVRAGAVSVPISYDATAHEVAYRIEDANCKAIITSNERADVMAKLQAEYPNLRTVILTDRGAASDSAAGLRYADLRANVARSLPRDLDAIDEPSFIVYTSGTTGRAKGVLLSQRSMLWVTAACWAPIAGLNENDHVLSTLPLFHSYALNLTVLSIVAVGASEYILEKFSTTEVMAQLKSGRVTLFPGVPTVFHYLLEAARAEPDVQFPGLRLCLSAGAIMPAPVNQEFERRFGVMLLDGYGITETSTMVTLNWRSGSRVMGSCGLPVPGLSTRIIDPVSGLDVAPGAEGELIVRGPNLMQGYHRKPEETASAVRNGWYYTGDLAKSDSNGFLTITGRLKEVIIRGGQNIAPSEVEEACCAFPAVLDCAVVGAPHQHLGEVPVVFVVPRPGATLVEAELITHCRERLSSYKLPHAVHVVDEIPRTGSGKIIRFKLKETLTAS; from the coding sequence ATGATACATACCGAACTGATTGCACCGCTTGGCACGCTGCTGCGACGCCATGCACAATCGAAGCCCGACAAGCTTGCCTTTCAGGACAGCAAGACGTCGGTGAATTACGCCGAACTGGAGCATGCCACCGCCAACCTCGCCGGCCATCTGCAGGATGCCGGCATCGAGCCTGGCGACTGCGTGGCGATCTTCCTGCCGAATTCGGTGGAGTGGGTCGAAAGCTGCCTGGGCATCGTCCGCGCCGGCGCTGTCAGCGTGCCGATCAGCTACGATGCGACAGCGCATGAAGTCGCCTACCGAATCGAGGACGCGAACTGCAAGGCAATCATCACCAGCAACGAGCGCGCCGATGTGATGGCGAAGCTGCAGGCAGAATACCCCAATCTGCGGACAGTAATTCTGACCGACCGCGGCGCCGCGAGCGACTCGGCGGCCGGGCTGCGCTATGCCGATCTGCGCGCAAACGTGGCGCGCTCGCTGCCGCGCGACCTCGATGCAATCGACGAGCCGTCCTTTATCGTCTACACCTCCGGCACCACCGGCCGCGCCAAGGGTGTATTGCTTTCCCAGCGCAGCATGCTGTGGGTGACGGCGGCATGTTGGGCGCCGATCGCCGGGTTGAATGAAAACGACCATGTGCTGTCGACACTGCCGCTGTTCCATTCCTATGCGCTCAACCTGACGGTGCTTAGTATCGTGGCAGTCGGCGCCAGCGAATATATCCTGGAAAAATTCTCCACAACGGAAGTGATGGCGCAGCTCAAATCCGGCCGCGTGACGCTATTCCCCGGTGTGCCAACCGTGTTTCATTATCTGCTGGAAGCGGCGCGCGCCGAGCCGGATGTGCAATTCCCCGGCCTGCGCCTGTGCCTGTCGGCTGGCGCCATCATGCCGGCGCCGGTCAACCAGGAATTCGAACGGCGTTTCGGCGTCATGCTGCTCGATGGCTACGGCATCACCGAAACCTCGACCATGGTCACGCTCAATTGGCGCAGCGGCAGCCGGGTGATGGGTTCCTGCGGCTTGCCGGTGCCGGGCTTGTCGACCCGCATCATCGATCCGGTCAGCGGACTTGATGTTGCGCCAGGCGCGGAAGGCGAGCTGATTGTGCGCGGTCCCAACCTGATGCAAGGCTACCACCGCAAGCCGGAAGAAACCGCCAGCGCGGTACGCAATGGCTGGTACTACACCGGCGACCTGGCCAAAAGCGACAGCAACGGTTTCCTGACGATCACCGGCCGCCTGAAGGAAGTCATTATCCGCGGCGGACAGAACATTGCACCATCGGAAGTCGAGGAAGCCTGCTGCGCCTTCCCGGCGGTGCTGGACTGCGCGGTGGTCGGCGCGCCGCACCAGCACCTGGGCGAAGTGCCGGTGGTGTTCGTGGTGCCGCGCCCGGGTGCCACGCTGGTCGAGGCGGAGCTGATCACGCATTGCCGCGAACGCCTGTCGTCGTACAAGTTGCCGCATGCGGTGCATGTGGTCGATGAAATTCCGCGTACCGGCTCGGGCAAGATCATCCGTTTCAAGCTCAAGGAAACCCTGACAGCCAGCTGA
- a CDS encoding xanthine dehydrogenase family protein molybdopterin-binding subunit produces the protein METASKSKLVGKSVKRSEDPRLLTGHGCYTDDKQVANLLHIAFRRSDQSHARIVGIDYAAALELPGVVAIFTAEHMDSMVKPIYATSKMPDYHPTAIYPLARGKVRYVGEPVVAVVAESRYIAEDAMDYIQIDYELLPNVVDPEAAAEPDAPLLHEEAGTNILVKREFRRGDIDEVMAQAPIKVGARFRFHRKTPLAMENRTYLAEYDQGRRSLLLHSSTGSPGIVRDALVDILGIPGSRLRVVAPDVGGSFGGKGSLYPEEILVCALARHLGRPVKWTGDRMEDLAATSQAFDETVYAELAVDEQGAILGLRANVIGDVGAYSIYPWTAGLEPVQVISFMPGPYRVPVYHGKVRGVATSKSPTGPYRGVGRPTSTFVMERLVDMAAHKLGLDTKEIRLRNLIKPEEFPYKTAPGIVWDRSGFIECLESGCEAVDYDTLRQKQEEARAAGRWVGIGISSYAELSGIGSRISASPGMPINTGTEICNLKIDPSGSITASFGIASHGQGLETTLAQVVADELGARFEEITVIHGDTAAVSHSTGTYASRSAVLAGGAGTLAARALREKLERIAAHLMGSHAPHISISEGVATAADNGKSLTIAEIADAVYSQMGRVPKDVIEVLEETKSYDPVWGTTSSSTHIAMVEIDPETYMIHVTDYLVAEDCGRMINPLIVDGQAHGAVAQGIGAALFEEIVYDERGQILTASLVDYVAPSAPEVPATRVVHVESALPDTIGGFRGMGEGGTIGAPAAIANAVSDALTPLGIEIFELPVTPERLFQLIQKQKLNTKEM, from the coding sequence ATGGAAACCGCAAGCAAGTCGAAACTGGTCGGCAAGTCAGTCAAGCGCTCGGAAGATCCGCGCCTGTTGACCGGGCACGGCTGCTATACCGATGACAAGCAGGTGGCCAACCTGCTGCACATCGCCTTTCGCCGCAGCGACCAGTCGCATGCCCGCATCGTTGGCATCGATTACGCGGCGGCGCTGGAGTTGCCTGGGGTCGTCGCGATCTTTACCGCCGAGCACATGGACAGCATGGTCAAGCCGATCTATGCCACCTCCAAGATGCCGGATTACCACCCCACCGCGATTTACCCGCTGGCGCGCGGCAAGGTGCGCTACGTCGGCGAGCCGGTGGTGGCGGTAGTCGCCGAGAGCCGCTACATCGCCGAGGATGCAATGGATTACATCCAGATCGACTATGAGCTGCTGCCCAACGTGGTCGATCCGGAAGCCGCAGCCGAGCCGGATGCGCCGCTGCTGCACGAGGAAGCCGGCACCAATATCCTGGTCAAGCGCGAATTCCGTCGCGGCGACATCGATGAAGTCATGGCGCAGGCGCCGATCAAGGTCGGTGCGCGCTTCCGCTTCCACCGCAAGACGCCGCTGGCCATGGAAAACCGCACCTACCTGGCCGAATACGACCAGGGCCGGCGCTCGCTGCTGCTGCATTCCTCGACCGGCAGCCCGGGCATCGTGCGCGACGCGCTGGTGGATATTCTCGGCATACCCGGCAGCCGCCTGCGGGTGGTTGCGCCTGACGTCGGCGGCAGTTTCGGCGGCAAGGGCTCGCTGTATCCCGAAGAAATCCTGGTGTGCGCGCTGGCGCGCCACCTCGGCCGCCCGGTGAAGTGGACCGGCGACCGCATGGAAGACCTGGCTGCGACCAGCCAGGCGTTCGATGAAACCGTCTATGCCGAACTGGCCGTGGATGAGCAGGGCGCAATCCTCGGCCTGCGCGCCAACGTCATTGGCGATGTCGGCGCCTACTCGATCTATCCCTGGACCGCCGGCCTGGAGCCGGTGCAGGTGATCAGCTTCATGCCCGGCCCATACCGCGTGCCGGTCTACCACGGCAAGGTGCGCGGCGTGGCGACGTCGAAGTCCCCAACTGGCCCGTATCGCGGCGTCGGCCGGCCGACTTCCACCTTCGTCATGGAGCGCCTGGTGGACATGGCGGCGCACAAGCTTGGCTTGGATACGAAAGAAATTCGCCTGCGCAACCTCATCAAGCCGGAAGAATTTCCGTACAAGACCGCGCCCGGCATCGTCTGGGACCGTTCCGGCTTCATCGAATGCCTGGAGAGCGGTTGCGAAGCGGTCGATTACGATACCTTGCGCCAGAAACAGGAAGAGGCGCGCGCGGCAGGGCGCTGGGTTGGCATCGGCATTTCTTCGTATGCCGAGTTGTCCGGCATCGGCTCGCGGATCTCGGCTTCGCCCGGCATGCCGATCAATACCGGCACCGAGATCTGCAACCTGAAAATCGACCCCAGCGGTTCGATCACCGCCTCGTTCGGCATCGCCTCGCACGGCCAGGGGCTGGAAACGACGCTGGCGCAGGTAGTGGCCGACGAACTCGGTGCGCGCTTCGAGGAGATTACGGTAATCCATGGCGACACCGCTGCGGTATCGCACAGCACCGGCACCTACGCCAGCCGCAGCGCGGTGCTGGCCGGCGGCGCCGGCACCCTGGCGGCGCGCGCGCTGCGCGAAAAGCTGGAGCGGATCGCCGCCCACCTGATGGGTAGCCATGCCCCCCATATCAGCATCAGCGAAGGCGTGGCGACCGCAGCCGATAACGGCAAGAGCCTCACCATCGCCGAGATCGCCGATGCGGTGTATTCGCAGATGGGGCGGGTGCCGAAGGATGTGATCGAAGTGCTGGAAGAAACCAAATCCTACGACCCTGTGTGGGGGACAACCAGTTCCTCCACGCATATCGCGATGGTCGAGATCGATCCGGAAACCTACATGATCCACGTCACCGATTACCTGGTGGCAGAGGATTGCGGGCGCATGATCAATCCGCTGATCGTCGATGGCCAGGCGCATGGCGCGGTGGCTCAGGGCATTGGCGCCGCGCTGTTCGAAGAAATTGTGTACGACGAGCGCGGCCAGATCCTGACTGCCAGCCTGGTCGATTACGTCGCACCCTCGGCGCCGGAAGTGCCGGCGACCCGCGTGGTGCATGTCGAATCGGCCCTGCCGGACACCATTGGCGGATTTCGCGGCATGGGCGAAGGCGGCACCATCGGTGCGCCTGCGGCGATCGCCAATGCCGTCTCGGATGCGCTGACGCCGCTGGGCATCGAAATTTTTGAATTGCCGGTAACGCCGGAACGACTTTTCCAATTAATCCAGAAACAGAAACTTAACACCAAGGAGATGTAA